From the Teredinibacter turnerae T7901 genome, one window contains:
- a CDS encoding response regulator produces MAAINRILIVDDDGFMRKVLVKAVSSRFEVETAVDGEDGIAKAQSWKPDLILLDVEMPGRNGYEVCDFLKHQDATAHIPVIFLSSLSSVRERMLGFEVGADDFLVKPCSAELLNAKLDKMSDYMDQRVQLESSYQTAQNTALEALAASAELGKAVRFVERSYQVPSLTKLAEELASNLRDMQLSASLMLISRHDNQFACTKGTSVAPLERDLLAMLHSEKRFIDFGCRTQVNYPRVAILVKNMPLEDRNRYGRLKDVLPFILGAVDAKVRVIDAEQSFTKQNLELGNAVESVRNSLTLISDMLEKNQSVVGDIMSSLNTGLSLELHRLGLEEDQENYILDQFDDAAQSVHQTLVRGGHILDDLEAVAHKLEQLAVNQHQTITETLAVKDSDELDPSGDVELF; encoded by the coding sequence ATGGCAGCAATAAACCGCATCCTCATCGTCGATGACGACGGATTTATGCGCAAAGTTCTGGTTAAAGCCGTATCGAGCCGCTTTGAGGTGGAAACTGCCGTAGACGGTGAAGACGGTATCGCCAAGGCGCAATCGTGGAAGCCAGACCTGATCCTGCTGGACGTGGAAATGCCGGGCCGCAACGGCTACGAGGTTTGCGACTTTCTCAAACACCAGGACGCCACCGCACATATTCCCGTGATTTTTTTGTCGTCTCTAAGCTCAGTGCGCGAGCGCATGCTGGGGTTTGAAGTCGGTGCCGACGATTTTTTGGTGAAGCCCTGCAGTGCAGAACTGCTAAACGCCAAGCTCGATAAAATGAGCGACTACATGGATCAGCGGGTGCAGCTGGAATCGTCCTACCAGACCGCGCAAAACACGGCGCTGGAAGCACTCGCCGCCAGTGCAGAACTGGGCAAGGCCGTGCGCTTTGTGGAGCGCTCTTATCAGGTGCCATCTCTCACCAAACTCGCCGAAGAGCTGGCGTCCAATTTGCGCGACATGCAGCTTTCTGCCTCACTCATGCTTATTTCCCGCCACGACAATCAATTTGCCTGTACCAAAGGTACCAGCGTCGCGCCGCTGGAACGCGACCTGCTCGCCATGCTGCACTCGGAAAAACGCTTTATCGATTTTGGCTGCCGTACACAGGTTAACTATCCACGGGTTGCCATCCTGGTAAAAAACATGCCGCTGGAAGACCGCAATCGTTACGGTCGATTAAAAGATGTATTGCCCTTTATTCTGGGCGCGGTCGACGCCAAAGTCCGCGTTATCGACGCAGAACAATCGTTTACCAAACAGAATCTCGAACTGGGCAATGCCGTAGAGTCTGTGCGCAATTCACTAACACTGATCAGCGACATGCTGGAAAAAAACCAGTCGGTGGTCGGCGATATTATGTCGTCACTTAATACCGGCCTTTCGCTCGAATTGCACCGCCTGGGGTTAGAGGAAGATCAGGAAAATTACATCCTCGATCAATTCGACGACGCCGCCCAAAGCGTGCATCAAACCCTCGTGCGCGGCGGCCATATTCTCGACGACCTGGAAGCGGTCGCCCACAAATTGGAACAACTCGCCGTGAATCAGCATCAAACAATCACTGAAACACTCGCGGTAAAAGACTCAGACGAACTGGACCCCTCTGGCGACGTGGAGCTGTTTTAA
- a CDS encoding DUF3012 domain-containing protein, with product MYLRTLVLAAMAMLLCACGPEVGSEEWCKDMTKKKQQDLSMEEGQAFMKHCVMNKIEVPGM from the coding sequence ATGTATTTGAGAACGCTGGTTCTGGCAGCAATGGCCATGTTGTTATGTGCGTGTGGCCCGGAAGTGGGCAGTGAAGAATGGTGTAAAGATATGACCAAGAAAAAACAACAAGACCTGTCGATGGAAGAAGGTCAGGCGTTCATGAAGCACTGCGTCATGAATAAAATAGAAGTGCCCGGCATGTAA
- a CDS encoding DUF3012 domain-containing protein yields the protein MLLRLIGLTMVIGFVSACSPEVGSAKWCNGIEKDDFMELSSDDKKVFQKECVLNGKKTK from the coding sequence ATGTTGTTAAGATTAATTGGCCTGACAATGGTTATCGGTTTCGTAAGCGCCTGCAGCCCGGAAGTAGGCAGCGCCAAGTGGTGTAACGGTATAGAAAAAGATGACTTTATGGAACTGTCCTCGGATGACAAAAAAGTCTTCCAAAAAGAGTGCGTACTGAACGGTAAAAAAACCAAATAA
- a CDS encoding antibiotic biosynthesis monooxygenase family protein produces the protein MYIAMNRFKIKPGHEQDFIAIWKDRNSFLETVPGFKEFHLLQGPTTEDYVLFSSHATWESEQHFEDWTKSEAFRKAHANAGARRDIYLGPPQLECFTVVV, from the coding sequence ATGTATATCGCAATGAATCGCTTCAAAATAAAGCCTGGGCACGAGCAGGATTTTATTGCCATTTGGAAAGACAGAAACAGCTTCCTCGAAACCGTACCCGGTTTTAAAGAATTCCACCTGCTGCAAGGCCCAACAACCGAAGACTATGTGCTGTTTTCGTCCCACGCGACCTGGGAGTCCGAACAGCATTTCGAAGACTGGACAAAATCCGAAGCTTTTCGCAAGGCACACGCCAACGCAGGCGCACGTCGGGATATTTACCTGGGGCCGCCGCAATTAGAATGCTTCACTGTTGTAGTTTGA
- a CDS encoding spondin domain-containing protein: MKIKSLLLSSSLLLAATSQAATLDVSVTNLTHGVYFAPLLISAHDSSTHFYALGSAASTELQAMAEGGDISGLATYATGMGAVNMENPASGMLPPATTTDAMDIDTGDNMYLSIVGMMVPTNDGFIGLDAWPIPTTTGTYTLYLNGYDAGTEANNEIVVGPSAGMPGTPGIPGNPGGQGGTGATGVTTEELNPTVHIHRGNLGDTMADGGMSDLDSRVHRWLNPVAKVVITVK, from the coding sequence ATGAAAATAAAATCGTTATTACTCAGTTCTTCTCTGCTTCTTGCAGCCACCAGCCAGGCGGCGACGCTGGATGTCTCCGTGACCAACCTTACCCACGGTGTTTACTTCGCACCTTTACTTATTAGCGCTCACGACAGCAGTACCCATTTTTACGCACTGGGTAGCGCGGCATCCACCGAGCTACAGGCGATGGCCGAAGGTGGTGATATCTCCGGCCTGGCAACCTACGCTACCGGCATGGGCGCTGTAAATATGGAAAACCCCGCCAGCGGCATGTTGCCACCGGCCACCACCACAGACGCAATGGATATCGATACCGGCGACAATATGTACCTGTCTATCGTCGGCATGATGGTGCCCACCAACGACGGCTTTATCGGCCTCGACGCCTGGCCCATTCCCACCACCACCGGCACTTACACGCTTTACTTAAACGGCTACGATGCAGGTACCGAAGCCAATAACGAAATCGTCGTCGGCCCAAGCGCGGGCATGCCCGGCACACCCGGTATTCCCGGTAACCCTGGCGGCCAGGGCGGTACAGGCGCAACCGGCGTAACTACTGAAGAGCTGAACCCCACAGTGCATATTCACCGGGGCAACCTGGGGGATACCATGGCAGATGGCGGCATGAGTGACCTGGATTCCCGTGTTCACCGCTGGTTAAACCCGGTCGCCAAAGTTGTAATCACAGTTAAGTAA
- a CDS encoding spondin domain-containing protein yields MKLTTLAKIGVLASAPIWLVACGGDDDNNGPTAPSPSPSPTPAPDVTVSYQIEVTNLTQAQPLAPYAALLHGQNYRGWHIGEPASEGLEMLAEAGAPAEFIGEATSAMSSTAGDGPVMPGNSVSFEISTTMSSSDYAMHNWQLTLASMAGNTNDAFAGVTGLNIASLAMGETMVQLVPIYDAGTEANTETAETVPGPAGGGEGFNEMRDDIMDQVTMHPGVVTAADGYADSTLNQAHRFDQYPMLIKITRM; encoded by the coding sequence ATGAAATTAACTACCTTAGCGAAAATAGGTGTGCTCGCATCCGCACCCATATGGCTGGTTGCCTGCGGCGGTGACGATGACAACAACGGCCCAACAGCCCCGTCGCCTTCACCGTCACCCACGCCTGCACCCGATGTTACCGTGAGCTACCAGATCGAGGTGACCAACCTCACCCAGGCGCAGCCGCTAGCGCCCTACGCCGCCCTATTGCACGGGCAGAACTATCGCGGTTGGCACATTGGTGAGCCTGCGTCCGAAGGCCTGGAAATGCTGGCCGAAGCCGGAGCCCCTGCCGAATTTATTGGCGAAGCAACCTCCGCCATGAGCAGCACCGCAGGCGATGGCCCGGTAATGCCCGGCAATAGCGTTAGCTTCGAAATCAGCACCACCATGAGCAGCAGCGACTACGCCATGCACAACTGGCAATTAACCCTGGCCTCCATGGCGGGCAATACCAACGATGCATTCGCTGGCGTGACCGGGTTGAATATCGCCAGCCTGGCAATGGGCGAAACCATGGTGCAGTTGGTGCCGATTTACGATGCGGGTACCGAAGCCAATACCGAAACCGCGGAAACCGTTCCCGGGCCGGCTGGTGGTGGCGAAGGGTTTAATGAAATGCGAGACGACATTATGGACCAGGTCACCATGCACCCCGGTGTTGTCACCGCCGCAGACGGCTACGCCGATTCCACCCTCAACCAGGCGCACCGCTTCGACCAGTACCCGATGCTGATTAAAATCACACGAATGTAA
- a CDS encoding alkaline phosphatase family protein, translating to MQPRVFVFGVSGATWDVITPLANAGRLPNIRKLIDGGVSGVLASVRPEGDKHFRPQTAWPCLSTGRRPESHGILRYFHTAAEMQVPSIWQLISDTGRNVGTYSWPMTWPPKEINGFDIPCYHARDRRTWPPELEDIRNLDRQSAKAVLDREGDARLRLLESLRMAQVLARYNVLYPMAGSLLRSAARVAFSASAEERTLELRHAKQQLACGLFLDLCRRYQPDASAFVTFLVDYISHRYWRYHEPEKFGEAPAAPAIRNAVINAYIAVDNMLGRILQRMDSNTVVAFVSEHGMAAEPDSTEHGDWHYVINAARLKQFAGLDEHIHAHPIARWVAYRRDDGALIASAEVEKLQSLVVVETGEPLFQVFNQQHEIIVKFNLATDVAFYRQANLENLHIAMADKQIGFSELARRNDRRRSAMHAEDAVFILHGPGIKRGASLQGAEIIDIAPTLLCAAGIQTSAVFDGKVLDVFGS from the coding sequence GTGCAACCACGTGTATTTGTTTTTGGGGTTTCGGGAGCAACCTGGGATGTTATTACGCCTCTGGCAAATGCGGGGCGTTTACCCAATATTCGCAAGTTGATTGATGGCGGTGTATCGGGCGTGCTTGCGTCTGTGCGGCCAGAGGGCGACAAGCATTTTCGGCCGCAAACCGCATGGCCTTGTCTGTCGACTGGTCGCCGCCCGGAAAGCCACGGCATTTTACGGTATTTTCATACCGCTGCAGAAATGCAGGTTCCTTCCATTTGGCAATTAATTTCGGATACCGGGCGCAATGTGGGAACCTACAGTTGGCCTATGACCTGGCCACCTAAAGAAATCAACGGGTTTGATATCCCCTGTTATCACGCGCGCGACCGCCGTACCTGGCCGCCGGAGTTGGAGGATATTCGCAACCTGGATCGACAGTCTGCCAAGGCCGTGTTGGACCGCGAAGGCGATGCTCGGTTGCGACTGCTGGAAAGCCTGCGTATGGCACAGGTGCTTGCGCGTTACAATGTGTTGTACCCCATGGCGGGAAGCCTGTTGCGTTCGGCTGCGCGGGTTGCATTTTCGGCCTCTGCAGAGGAGCGCACCCTGGAGTTGCGCCATGCCAAGCAGCAACTTGCCTGTGGTTTGTTTTTGGATTTATGCCGCCGCTACCAACCTGATGCATCGGCGTTTGTCACTTTTTTGGTGGACTATATTTCGCATCGGTATTGGCGCTATCACGAGCCGGAAAAATTTGGTGAAGCACCTGCAGCACCAGCTATTCGCAATGCGGTAATCAACGCATATATCGCGGTGGATAATATGCTTGGCCGCATTTTGCAACGTATGGATAGCAATACCGTCGTCGCTTTTGTGTCGGAGCATGGCATGGCGGCCGAACCGGATTCTACCGAACATGGCGATTGGCATTACGTCATTAACGCTGCGCGTTTGAAGCAGTTTGCTGGTCTGGACGAACATATTCATGCGCATCCGATAGCACGCTGGGTTGCTTACCGGCGGGACGATGGGGCACTAATTGCTTCTGCGGAGGTAGAAAAACTCCAGTCGTTGGTGGTGGTTGAAACCGGCGAGCCTCTATTTCAGGTCTTTAATCAGCAACATGAAATTATTGTGAAATTTAATCTGGCTACCGATGTGGCATTTTATCGTCAGGCGAATTTGGAAAATTTACATATTGCCATGGCGGATAAACAGATAGGTTTTAGCGAGCTTGCCAGGCGCAACGACCGGCGCAGGTCAGCAATGCATGCGGAAGATGCGGTGTTTATTTTACACGGGCCTGGAATAAAACGCGGCGCTAGCTTGCAGGGAGCGGAAATCATCGATATTGCGCCAACGTTGTTATGCGCGGCGGGTATCCAGACTAGTGCCGTGTTCGACGGCAAAGTGCTCGATGTTTTTGGTTCCTAG
- the cas2 gene encoding CRISPR-associated endonuclease Cas2 codes for MMVLITYDVSTEGNNPQKRLRQIANACLDCGVRVQYSVFECEVTPDRWVQLQAQLFDIYDSSVDSLRFYKLGKNWRDRVEHHGAKPALDIYQDTLIL; via the coding sequence ATGATGGTTCTTATTACATATGATGTGAGTACGGAAGGTAATAATCCGCAGAAAAGATTGCGCCAAATTGCAAATGCGTGCCTGGATTGCGGGGTGCGGGTGCAATACTCGGTTTTTGAGTGCGAGGTAACCCCCGACCGCTGGGTACAGCTACAAGCGCAATTGTTTGACATTTACGACTCATCGGTGGATAGCTTGCGGTTCTACAAGTTAGGCAAAAATTGGCGGGACAGGGTAGAGCACCACGGAGCAAAGCCAGCGCTGGATATATATCAGGACACGCTGATTCTATAA
- the cas1c gene encoding type I-C CRISPR-associated endonuclease Cas1c, whose amino-acid sequence MKKLQNSLFITRQKSYVHKQRETIVVEQESEKILQIPIHAIKSIFCFGNVIVSPFLLGFCAENGVGLAFFTEYGRFLARIQGPQSGNVLLRRIQYEKTKSAPLDVARAIIAAKIVSSRSVLQRHIRNYGSQDDVVKVIGRLKHNLEQARVDPSLDRLRGTEGVAAANYFSVFQHLVRVENDAGFAFNGRNKRPPTDPINAMLSFLYSVLGNDISAALQGVGLDPQVGFLHTDRSGRDSLAMDLLEELRAWWVDRLVLTQVNRREIKARDFSQAVSGAVTMSESARKALLKAYQEKKHEEVEHPYTKEKLPIGLIPHMQAMLLASHLRGDLECYPPFVYR is encoded by the coding sequence ATGAAAAAACTACAAAATAGTTTATTTATCACTCGCCAGAAGAGTTATGTTCACAAACAGCGTGAAACCATTGTCGTTGAACAGGAAAGCGAAAAAATTCTCCAGATACCGATTCATGCGATTAAAAGCATTTTCTGTTTTGGCAATGTCATAGTCTCGCCCTTTTTACTGGGCTTCTGTGCGGAAAACGGGGTCGGTTTGGCTTTTTTTACCGAATACGGGCGGTTCTTGGCTCGCATTCAGGGGCCGCAGAGCGGAAATGTGCTGTTGCGAAGAATTCAGTATGAGAAAACAAAATCCGCTCCACTAGATGTGGCGCGAGCAATAATTGCCGCAAAAATTGTCAGCAGTCGCTCGGTGTTGCAGCGGCATATACGCAACTATGGCTCGCAGGATGATGTTGTGAAAGTCATCGGCCGGTTAAAACACAATTTGGAGCAGGCACGTGTTGACCCATCACTAGATCGGTTGAGAGGCACAGAGGGTGTTGCGGCAGCGAACTATTTTTCGGTATTTCAGCATCTCGTTCGCGTAGAAAACGATGCGGGCTTCGCTTTTAACGGACGGAATAAACGTCCTCCCACAGACCCAATTAACGCCATGCTGTCTTTTTTGTACAGTGTACTGGGTAACGATATATCTGCAGCGCTCCAAGGTGTGGGGCTCGATCCTCAGGTCGGCTTTCTGCATACAGACCGGTCGGGTAGAGACAGCCTTGCAATGGACTTACTCGAAGAGCTGCGGGCCTGGTGGGTAGATAGGTTGGTTTTAACACAGGTAAACCGGCGTGAAATAAAAGCGCGTGACTTTTCCCAGGCCGTAAGTGGAGCGGTAACCATGAGCGAATCTGCGCGAAAAGCGTTACTCAAGGCTTACCAAGAAAAAAAGCATGAGGAGGTAGAACATCCCTACACAAAAGAAAAACTGCCTATTGGGCTTATTCCCCATATGCAGGCAATGTTACTCGCCAGCCACCTGCGGGGAGATTTGGAATGCTATCCCCCTTTTGTATATCGTTAA
- the cas4 gene encoding CRISPR-associated protein Cas4 — MDSTKKLIPLAALQHYAFCPRQCALIHNHQLWAENWHTAKGQLLHERVDRGEPETRKDIRFERSVSVHAPSLRLTGKLDLLEINSAENTLIPVEYKKGKSKVDDCDRIQVCAQAMCLEEMLGVEISDGAIWYWQTKRREKIELTEKLRKRTRGVIEAVGELFDNESLPKAVFMRACNNCSLLDLCEPKVSQADRSVGYMEAIFKDDYEKTTK; from the coding sequence ATGGATAGTACTAAAAAGCTGATTCCTCTTGCCGCGCTACAACACTATGCTTTTTGCCCCCGGCAGTGCGCGTTGATTCACAACCATCAATTGTGGGCAGAAAACTGGCACACTGCGAAGGGCCAACTGTTGCACGAGCGGGTTGATCGTGGAGAACCGGAAACGCGAAAAGATATTCGCTTTGAGAGAAGTGTGTCTGTACACGCGCCTTCCTTAAGGCTCACGGGGAAGCTAGACCTGCTGGAAATAAACAGCGCGGAAAACACCCTGATACCTGTGGAGTATAAAAAGGGCAAGAGTAAAGTCGACGATTGTGACCGCATACAGGTTTGCGCTCAGGCAATGTGTCTGGAAGAAATGTTGGGTGTCGAGATAAGCGATGGCGCTATTTGGTACTGGCAAACCAAACGTCGTGAAAAAATTGAATTAACAGAAAAGTTGAGAAAGCGAACGCGAGGCGTGATAGAGGCTGTCGGCGAATTATTTGATAACGAAAGCTTGCCTAAAGCCGTGTTTATGCGCGCTTGTAACAACTGCTCTTTGCTTGATCTCTGCGAGCCGAAAGTTTCACAAGCAGACAGAAGCGTTGGCTATATGGAAGCTATTTTCAAGGATGACTATGAAAAAACTACAAAATAG
- the cas7c gene encoding type I-C CRISPR-associated protein Cas7/Csd2, with protein sequence MSSLTKKIDFAIVVRVKNANPNGDPLNGNRPRIDYDGFGEISDVCLKRKIRDRLLDAGQTVFVQSDQKNVDGMKSLRERAESEEFGLGKAVLDSKKTPVDKAAQLACEKWFDVRAFGQLFAFKSAGKDGVSIPVRGPVTVQSGYSLAPIGITSIQITKSVSGEGDGSKKSSDTMGMKHRVDNAVYVAYGAMSPQLAERTGFTDADAAILKELLPKLFEGDASSARPEGSMAVEQVVWWEHSSKQGQYSSAKVHGSFSPNSDGELSITPLPGLEPEILQGF encoded by the coding sequence ATGAGTTCACTAACTAAAAAAATTGATTTCGCTATTGTTGTCCGGGTTAAAAATGCCAATCCCAATGGCGACCCGTTGAACGGCAATCGACCACGCATTGATTACGATGGCTTTGGCGAGATTTCCGATGTGTGTTTGAAGCGAAAAATACGTGATCGTTTACTCGATGCAGGTCAAACCGTATTTGTGCAATCAGATCAAAAAAATGTGGATGGGATGAAAAGCCTGAGGGAGCGCGCGGAATCCGAAGAATTTGGCCTGGGTAAAGCCGTGTTGGATTCCAAGAAAACGCCTGTCGATAAAGCGGCGCAGTTGGCCTGTGAAAAATGGTTCGACGTTCGTGCATTTGGGCAATTGTTTGCGTTTAAATCCGCAGGTAAAGACGGTGTTTCCATTCCTGTTCGGGGCCCGGTAACTGTGCAGTCCGGTTATAGCTTGGCACCGATTGGCATCACCAGTATTCAAATCACCAAGAGCGTAAGTGGGGAAGGCGACGGTAGCAAGAAAAGTTCCGATACCATGGGCATGAAACACCGCGTGGATAACGCCGTGTACGTGGCCTATGGAGCGATGTCACCACAGCTAGCGGAACGCACAGGCTTCACTGACGCAGACGCCGCCATATTAAAAGAACTCCTCCCCAAGTTGTTTGAGGGCGATGCATCATCGGCCAGGCCAGAAGGCAGTATGGCGGTGGAACAGGTCGTTTGGTGGGAACACAGCAGTAAGCAAGGTCAGTATTCATCTGCAAAAGTACACGGTTCCTTTTCTCCAAACTCAGACGGCGAGTTGAGTATCACTCCGCTGCCGGGTCTGGAGCCGGAAATTCTCCAAGGATTCTAA
- the cas8c gene encoding type I-C CRISPR-associated protein Cas8c/Csd1, with the protein MSWMAQLYQTYENCVDMDLPIEQRVMPICHTPQQVHIHVSIDDQANFISAEVLEKFSVVLPATESSASRSSGVAPHALADKLQYVAADFEHYSTSRKPFFSAYSQQLAAWCESEYAHPKVQLIYRYLTANNLIADLIKHGVCWVDENNKFLEAWDQDATGRDTVPPIFKVLTKTQGVIDQGNALVCWSVLLPGDPQNKTWEDESIRESWIRFDLSNAGESKFCYITGANKPAGKNHPAKIRYGSDKAKLISSNDNSGFTYRGRFVDPQQAATVSFEVSQKAHNALRWLIDRQGSKGRNGEQVVLAWSTTGVPVPNPIVDPAEWGDELSPNGPEVSVADSEIPDYGRNFAFYPAQALKRKIQGFAEQLHINDSINILVLDSATPGRMAVSVYLNFLRDDYFASLENWQTHFCWWQRLSAEKQDKNRRLYYQRWRVEAPSIWKIAEATFGEAIKNNDKLKRAIVERLLPSILLNRNIPDDIYQRCIQRACQRSGKEPWEWERDLGVACALFSGFHHPDRQIKPERQRTYTMALDTNYTSRDYLYGRLLAVGELIETWSNEAMRIPARTTHVSRLFQRFSDRPATTWLTIEKHLAPYRQRLKTRSWPNSKALEGTLDQILSLFDTTDFNSDAKLSGEFLLGYHCQRLALDEERAERRAKAKADKNIDTEDEEISTEGDAA; encoded by the coding sequence ATGAGCTGGATGGCGCAACTCTACCAAACCTACGAAAACTGTGTAGACATGGACTTGCCTATTGAGCAGCGTGTAATGCCTATCTGCCATACGCCGCAACAGGTGCATATTCATGTATCTATAGACGATCAAGCCAATTTCATTAGCGCAGAGGTTCTCGAAAAATTTTCCGTTGTTCTCCCCGCGACAGAAAGTTCGGCAAGCCGATCAAGTGGAGTAGCGCCGCACGCGCTAGCAGACAAACTGCAATATGTTGCTGCCGATTTCGAGCACTATTCGACGAGCAGAAAACCCTTTTTTTCCGCTTATAGTCAGCAGCTGGCCGCCTGGTGTGAGTCGGAGTATGCCCACCCCAAGGTTCAGCTAATCTATCGATACCTCACGGCCAACAATTTAATTGCCGACCTGATTAAACACGGTGTCTGCTGGGTAGACGAAAATAACAAATTCCTCGAGGCCTGGGATCAGGACGCTACTGGCAGAGATACGGTACCGCCAATATTTAAGGTGCTCACCAAAACACAAGGCGTTATCGATCAGGGCAATGCGCTCGTTTGTTGGAGTGTTCTATTGCCGGGAGACCCACAGAACAAAACATGGGAGGACGAATCCATTCGAGAATCGTGGATTCGCTTCGATTTAAGCAATGCAGGTGAATCTAAGTTTTGTTATATCACGGGAGCGAATAAACCGGCTGGAAAAAACCACCCCGCAAAAATTCGCTACGGCAGTGATAAAGCCAAACTTATTTCCTCCAACGACAATAGTGGCTTCACCTATCGTGGCCGATTCGTCGATCCCCAGCAAGCAGCGACCGTGAGTTTTGAAGTCTCGCAAAAAGCGCATAATGCGTTGCGTTGGCTGATTGACCGGCAGGGCTCCAAAGGCCGCAACGGCGAGCAGGTTGTTTTGGCCTGGTCTACCACTGGCGTACCTGTACCCAATCCAATTGTTGACCCAGCCGAGTGGGGTGATGAACTGAGCCCCAATGGCCCGGAGGTGAGCGTGGCCGATTCCGAGATCCCGGATTACGGCAGAAACTTCGCATTCTATCCGGCTCAGGCGCTCAAACGTAAAATACAGGGTTTTGCTGAGCAGTTGCACATAAACGACAGCATTAACATTTTGGTATTGGACTCCGCCACACCCGGAAGAATGGCCGTAAGCGTCTACCTGAATTTTTTACGTGATGACTACTTTGCAAGCCTGGAAAACTGGCAAACCCATTTTTGCTGGTGGCAGCGGTTGAGCGCAGAAAAGCAGGATAAAAATCGCCGCTTGTATTATCAGCGGTGGCGGGTGGAAGCTCCCAGCATCTGGAAAATTGCGGAAGCGACTTTTGGCGAAGCGATTAAAAATAATGACAAGCTCAAGCGAGCGATTGTAGAACGACTCCTACCCAGTATTCTGCTTAACCGCAACATTCCCGATGACATCTATCAGCGTTGTATCCAGCGTGCCTGCCAACGCAGTGGCAAAGAGCCTTGGGAATGGGAGCGGGATTTGGGTGTGGCCTGCGCGTTGTTCAGCGGGTTTCATCATCCAGACAGACAAATTAAACCAGAGCGACAGAGGACGTACACAATGGCGTTAGATACTAACTACACATCGAGAGATTATCTTTATGGGCGGCTGCTAGCTGTCGGGGAGCTGATAGAAACCTGGTCGAACGAGGCAATGCGGATACCCGCGCGAACTACGCATGTTAGCCGGTTGTTTCAGAGGTTTTCAGACCGGCCTGCTACTACCTGGTTAACCATAGAAAAACACCTTGCTCCTTACCGTCAGAGGTTGAAAACCCGTTCGTGGCCAAATAGTAAAGCATTGGAGGGCACGCTCGATCAGATATTGAGCTTGTTCGATACAACGGACTTTAATTCGGACGCTAAGCTCAGTGGAGAATTCCTGCTCGGCTATCACTGTCAGCGCCTGGCGCTGGATGAAGAGAGAGCGGAACGTCGAGCAAAAGCAAAAGCAGACAAAAATATTGACACTGAAGACGAAGAAATATCGACAGAAGGAGATGCAGCATGA
- the cas5c gene encoding type I-C CRISPR-associated protein Cas5c: MEKNNSISFRLWGRYALFTDPVTKLGGEKLSYHLPTYEAIKGVLKSIYWKPTLIWHVDRVRVLKQFRTEAKSMKPLDWGGGNTLSIYTYLRDVEYQVEAHFEWNLHRPELEKDRIDGKHFSIAKRMLERGGRQDIFLGVRDCQAYVEPCEFGAGPGCFDELEQLDFGLMFHGFDYPDESGEPALYKRFWRPVMRHGVVEFPRPEVCEHREYVRPMSVKAFAEGNNLKGVVAEEALL, translated from the coding sequence ATGGAAAAAAATAACAGTATTTCGTTTCGACTGTGGGGGCGTTATGCGCTTTTCACAGATCCAGTAACCAAGTTGGGTGGTGAAAAACTGAGCTATCACTTGCCAACCTATGAAGCGATCAAAGGAGTACTTAAATCGATCTACTGGAAGCCGACGCTTATTTGGCATGTTGACAGGGTGAGGGTGCTGAAGCAGTTCCGCACGGAAGCCAAATCGATGAAGCCGCTCGATTGGGGCGGGGGCAATACGCTCAGTATTTACACCTATTTGCGGGATGTCGAGTATCAGGTAGAGGCGCACTTTGAATGGAACCTTCACCGACCGGAGCTGGAAAAAGACCGCATAGACGGCAAACACTTCTCGATAGCCAAACGCATGCTGGAGCGGGGCGGTCGGCAGGATATTTTTCTGGGAGTACGGGATTGTCAGGCCTATGTAGAACCCTGTGAGTTCGGCGCTGGGCCAGGTTGCTTTGATGAGCTGGAACAGCTCGATTTTGGGCTGATGTTCCACGGTTTCGATTACCCGGACGAATCCGGCGAGCCTGCGCTATACAAGCGTTTCTGGCGCCCGGTAATGCGGCATGGCGTAGTCGAATTTCCTCGCCCGGAGGTGTGTGAACACCGCGAATATGTTCGGCCTATGTCAGTGAAGGCATTTGCGGAGGGCAATAATTTGAAGGGCGTTGTTGCCGAGGAGGCTCTCCTATGA